The following are encoded together in the Arcticibacterium luteifluviistationis genome:
- a CDS encoding PorP/SprF family type IX secretion system membrane protein has protein sequence MKKSIYILLFLSCLGNEAFSQDPQFSQFYAAPMYHNPAFTGSGYAPRAIFNFRNQWPSLAANYTTSAVSVDHYIDKFNSGVGLMLVSDQQGASRLKNTEISGFYSYQLNLIDDHFLRMGVQATSSNRSFDSNGLTFPDQFDNNGYTGDPSGDPLANTGSTLHFVDFSAGVLYYNPKAYLGVSVHHLTQPDIAFTASNDILARKIMINGGLNIPLADLSTSSDKEFVLIPTFLFKQQGKFNQLDLGAYVTYSPLTFGLWYRGIPVKKNDTDALNHDAIVALAGFRFDNFSFGYSYDLTISGLGASSGGSHEISIAYQFDPYESKRSPNARRRKKSLSCPKF, from the coding sequence ATGAAAAAAAGCATTTACATACTATTGTTTCTAAGCTGTTTAGGGAATGAGGCCTTTTCGCAAGATCCTCAGTTTTCTCAATTTTATGCAGCTCCTATGTACCACAATCCAGCATTTACAGGAAGTGGGTATGCACCAAGGGCTATATTTAACTTTAGAAACCAGTGGCCCTCATTAGCGGCCAATTATACTACCTCAGCAGTATCTGTCGATCATTACATTGATAAGTTTAACAGCGGTGTAGGTCTGATGCTAGTTAGTGATCAGCAGGGGGCCAGTAGATTAAAGAACACAGAGATATCTGGTTTTTACTCCTATCAATTAAATTTAATTGACGACCATTTTTTAAGAATGGGTGTCCAGGCTACCAGCTCAAACAGAAGTTTTGATTCTAATGGCTTAACTTTTCCAGACCAGTTTGATAACAATGGTTATACAGGTGACCCCTCAGGAGATCCTTTGGCGAATACTGGAAGTACACTTCACTTTGTAGACTTTAGTGCAGGTGTTTTGTATTATAATCCTAAAGCTTATTTGGGAGTGTCTGTTCATCATCTTACGCAGCCAGACATTGCTTTTACGGCATCCAACGATATTTTGGCTAGAAAAATCATGATTAATGGTGGGTTGAATATCCCATTGGCAGATTTGTCAACATCTAGTGATAAAGAATTTGTTTTAATTCCTACTTTCTTGTTTAAGCAACAAGGGAAGTTTAACCAGTTAGATTTAGGAGCTTATGTGACTTATAGTCCTCTGACCTTTGGTTTATGGTATCGAGGGATTCCTGTAAAGAAAAATGATACCGACGCTTTAAATCATGATGCCATAGTAGCATTAGCTGGCTTTAGATTTGATAACTTCTCTTTTGGTTATAGCTACGATTTAACTATTAGTGGACTAGGAGCATCTTCAGGAGGATCGCATGAAATATCTATAGCATACCAGTTTGATCCTTATGAGTCAAAACGGAGTCCGAATGCTAGGCGGAGAAAAAAGTCATTGTCGTGCCCCAAGTTCTAG
- a CDS encoding amino acid permease — MASNLWAKKSIEKLVAGATGEENQLKRSLSSTSLVALGIGAIIGAGLFSLTGIAAANHAGPAVTISFVLAAVGCAFAGLCYAEFASMIPVAGSAYTYSYATMGEFVAWIIGWDLVLEYALGAATVAVSWSRYLLELLSSWGIHLPASLVCSPYEVLTLADGTIINGGYINLPAVIIVVLLSLLLIRGTHESARMNNILVVLKLAVVLLFIILGWSHIDPQNYVPYIPENTGTKGQFGWSGIATAAAVVFFAFIGFDAVSTAAQEAKNPQKGMPIGILGSLVVCTILYVLFSYVMTGLVHYSTFANDAKPAATAFAKTGYDFLQNGLIIAILAGYTSVMLVMLLGQSRVFYSMSKDGLLPKFFGDVHKKFHSPWKTNLFFMVFVSLFAGFVPVSDLGHMVSIGTLFAFSLVCAGVWLLRVKSPEIPRAFKTPLVPLIPLMGILVCGYLMTSLPIEAWYRLAVWLLLGLVIYFVYGRKNSVINKEDE; from the coding sequence ATGGCTTCTAACCTTTGGGCTAAAAAATCTATTGAAAAGTTGGTGGCGGGAGCTACTGGAGAGGAGAATCAATTAAAACGCTCCTTAAGCTCAACAAGCCTGGTGGCTTTAGGTATTGGTGCCATCATAGGGGCAGGCCTTTTTTCATTAACAGGAATTGCTGCCGCTAATCATGCTGGGCCTGCTGTAACTATTTCGTTTGTTCTTGCTGCAGTTGGTTGTGCTTTCGCTGGTCTTTGTTATGCCGAGTTTGCTTCCATGATACCCGTTGCGGGAAGTGCCTATACTTATTCTTATGCCACCATGGGAGAGTTTGTTGCATGGATAATCGGGTGGGATTTGGTGCTTGAATATGCTTTGGGAGCTGCCACCGTTGCGGTAAGTTGGTCTAGATACCTTCTTGAACTATTAAGCTCCTGGGGAATTCACTTACCCGCAAGCCTAGTTTGTTCTCCTTATGAAGTCTTGACCCTAGCCGATGGAACAATAATTAATGGAGGTTATATAAACCTGCCAGCAGTAATTATAGTGGTGTTACTTTCTTTACTACTAATAAGAGGAACCCATGAGTCTGCTAGAATGAATAATATTTTAGTGGTTTTGAAACTAGCGGTTGTTTTACTTTTTATAATCCTCGGTTGGAGCCACATAGACCCGCAAAATTATGTACCATATATTCCAGAAAATACTGGTACGAAAGGTCAATTTGGTTGGTCCGGAATTGCTACAGCAGCTGCTGTGGTATTCTTTGCTTTTATAGGTTTTGATGCGGTTTCGACTGCAGCTCAGGAAGCTAAGAATCCTCAAAAGGGAATGCCAATAGGTATTTTGGGCTCGTTGGTAGTTTGTACTATTCTTTATGTATTGTTTTCTTATGTAATGACAGGACTTGTTCATTATTCAACATTTGCAAATGACGCAAAACCTGCGGCAACGGCATTCGCCAAAACGGGCTATGATTTTCTTCAGAATGGATTAATAATAGCAATTTTAGCAGGTTATACTTCCGTTATGTTAGTCATGCTATTGGGGCAAAGTAGAGTTTTTTATTCAATGAGTAAAGACGGACTGCTTCCTAAGTTTTTTGGAGATGTTCACAAAAAGTTTCATTCGCCGTGGAAGACTAATCTTTTCTTTATGGTTTTTGTAAGCCTTTTTGCAGGATTTGTACCAGTAAGTGATTTAGGGCATATGGTAAGTATTGGAACTTTGTTTGCTTTTAGCTTAGTATGTGCTGGAGTTTGGTTATTAAGAGTGAAGTCACCTGAAATACCAAGAGCATTTAAAACTCCTTTAGTTCCTTTAATCCCATTGATGGGAATCTTGGTTTGTGGCTATTTAATGACCTCTTTACCTATTGAAGCTTGGTACAGATTGGCTGTTTGGCTCTTACTCGGTTTAGTAATCTATTTCGTTTATGGTCGAAAGAATAGTGTAATTAATAAAGAGGACGAGTGA
- the gmd gene encoding GDP-mannose 4,6-dehydratase — protein sequence MKKALITGVTGQDGAYLAEFLLEKGYEVHGIKRRASLFNTDRIDHIYRDLHEADVRFILHYGDLSDSTNIIRIIQDVQPDEIYNLGAMSHVQVSFDSPEYTANVDGIGTLRILEAVRILGLTEKTRIYQASTSELYGLVQEVPQKETTPFYPRSPYAVAKMYAYWITVNYREAYNMYACNGILFNHESPLRGETFVTRKITRATAQIALGTKKCLYLGNMDAKRDWGHAKDYIEAMWLILQQDKAEDFVIATGITTTVRDFVKMAFNEVGVTLEFKGSEEEEVAVVVACSNPRFQVPIGQKVVAVDPKYYRPTEVELLIGDPTKSNTKLGWKPKYDLPMMVKEMVEADVNLFANQSSVNKAGKPL from the coding sequence TTGAAAAAAGCACTTATCACTGGCGTTACTGGCCAAGACGGAGCCTATTTGGCTGAGTTTTTATTAGAAAAAGGGTATGAAGTTCACGGTATAAAAAGACGAGCGTCGCTCTTCAATACTGATAGAATAGATCATATATACAGAGACCTTCATGAAGCAGATGTTAGATTTATTCTTCATTATGGAGACTTAAGTGATTCTACAAACATCATTCGAATTATTCAGGATGTTCAACCAGATGAAATTTATAACCTTGGAGCCATGTCTCACGTTCAGGTTAGTTTTGACTCGCCAGAGTACACCGCTAATGTGGATGGTATAGGTACTTTAAGGATTTTAGAAGCTGTTAGGATTTTAGGATTGACAGAAAAGACTAGAATTTATCAGGCCTCAACTTCAGAGCTTTACGGTCTTGTGCAAGAGGTTCCTCAAAAAGAAACTACTCCATTTTATCCGCGTTCTCCTTATGCTGTAGCTAAGATGTATGCGTATTGGATTACGGTTAACTACAGAGAGGCATATAATATGTATGCTTGTAATGGAATTCTTTTCAATCATGAGTCTCCATTAAGAGGAGAAACCTTTGTGACAAGGAAAATTACTAGAGCCACGGCTCAAATTGCTCTTGGTACAAAAAAATGTTTGTACTTAGGGAACATGGATGCTAAAAGAGACTGGGGCCATGCAAAGGATTATATTGAAGCCATGTGGTTAATTTTGCAACAAGACAAAGCAGAGGATTTTGTGATAGCTACAGGTATTACCACCACGGTAAGAGATTTTGTTAAAATGGCTTTTAATGAAGTAGGGGTAACCTTGGAGTTTAAGGGGAGTGAAGAAGAAGAGGTAGCTGTAGTTGTTGCTTGTTCTAATCCAAGATTCCAAGTACCGATTGGTCAAAAAGTGGTGGCAGTAGATCCTAAGTATTACAGACCTACGGAAGTTGAACTTTTAATAGGTGACCCTACAAAGTCTAATACAAAACTTGGTTGGAAACCAAAATATGACCTTCCAATGATGGTGAAAGAGATGGTTGAGGCAGATGTGAATTTATTTGCAAATCAATCTAGTGTTAACAAGGCTGGCAAGCCTTTATAA
- a CDS encoding SPOR domain-containing protein has translation MLFFLFSSLLFSCARNITSNNGGGSSEVTGYEESLAAVRPKVDYQEKAEKPEEVLKEELNGQAYVPEEPKNENAKIDRVLSDMARHNSSISDLPGYRLQVYAGNDRGGFEQAKSYILQHFPELEIYESYSQPTYRIKVGDFLKKMDAERYYSSIVSRFSSAKVIMDNVDVQKSLKIN, from the coding sequence ATGTTATTTTTTCTTTTTAGTTCCTTACTTTTTTCTTGTGCACGGAACATTACTTCCAATAATGGTGGAGGTTCGAGCGAGGTTACTGGTTATGAAGAATCTTTAGCTGCCGTAAGACCCAAAGTAGACTATCAAGAAAAGGCGGAGAAACCTGAAGAGGTCTTGAAAGAAGAATTAAACGGTCAAGCCTATGTTCCCGAAGAGCCAAAGAATGAGAATGCTAAAATAGATCGCGTTCTGAGCGATATGGCTAGGCATAATTCTTCTATTTCTGATTTACCTGGTTATAGACTACAGGTTTATGCCGGTAATGATAGAGGGGGATTTGAACAAGCAAAATCATACATTCTTCAACATTTTCCAGAGTTAGAGATTTATGAGTCTTATAGTCAGCCAACTTATAGAATTAAGGTTGGCGATTTTTTAAAGAAAATGGACGCTGAAAGATATTATTCTTCCATAGTTAGTCGATTTTCATCGGCAAAGGTTATTATGGACAACGTAGATGTTCAAAAGAGTTTAAAAATAAACTAA
- a CDS encoding alanine/glycine:cation symporter family protein: MTLLNFLAFLEPEKGIDEIINDWFTPIAEAWGNIVLFRVFDVPFILVLLVGGALMFTVYFSFINIRRFPLSINIVRGKYDHIEHGEDPITTDNLNVVDGDIVGTIRVEGQDGEVSHFQALATAVSGTVGLGNIAGVALAVGLGGPGATFWMIVVGVLGMSTKFVECTLGVKYRDIGEDGTVYGGPMYYLKKGFAEIGKSGLGKVLAVIFAILCVGASFGGGNAAQSNQAASQLASLMGMTGGSSGTIIGLVIAVVVGIVIIGGIKRIASVTEKIVPFMAGIYVLACLFIILSNYDLIGYAFSEIYSSAFTMEAGWGGFFGVMMVGFQRAAFSNEAGAGSASIAHSAVKTNYPASEGLVALLEPFIDTVVICTMTALVIIIYNSTGVFEYGGSTVLIDGVEVEGAVLTSMAFESAIPWFPYVLTVAIVLFAISTMISWSYYGLQAWMYLFGKSKLADLSYKLMFLVFIVIGAAANMSAVWGFSDAMILALVFPNMIGLFFLFPKVKEELNRYLDAIQIKKFFK; the protein is encoded by the coding sequence ATGACACTTCTTAACTTTTTAGCTTTTCTAGAACCCGAAAAGGGAATTGACGAAATAATTAATGATTGGTTTACCCCAATTGCGGAGGCTTGGGGGAACATCGTTCTTTTTAGAGTTTTCGATGTTCCATTTATACTTGTGCTTTTAGTAGGTGGGGCTTTGATGTTTACCGTTTACTTCAGTTTTATAAACATTAGACGTTTTCCTTTATCAATAAATATAGTAAGAGGGAAATATGATCATATTGAACATGGAGAAGACCCTATTACTACTGATAATCTGAATGTTGTAGATGGTGATATTGTTGGCACTATTAGGGTAGAGGGTCAAGACGGTGAAGTAAGTCATTTTCAAGCTTTAGCAACAGCCGTTTCAGGGACTGTAGGTCTAGGAAACATTGCTGGCGTAGCTTTGGCTGTTGGTCTTGGAGGCCCTGGAGCTACTTTTTGGATGATTGTTGTTGGTGTTTTAGGGATGTCAACCAAGTTTGTAGAATGTACCTTAGGTGTTAAGTACAGGGATATTGGAGAAGATGGTACTGTGTATGGCGGACCCATGTATTACCTTAAAAAGGGTTTTGCTGAAATTGGAAAGTCTGGTCTAGGAAAGGTTTTGGCGGTTATTTTTGCCATTTTATGTGTTGGTGCTTCTTTTGGTGGAGGTAACGCTGCTCAATCTAATCAGGCTGCTTCGCAATTAGCTTCCCTGATGGGAATGACCGGAGGAAGCTCTGGAACTATCATTGGACTTGTTATAGCTGTTGTGGTGGGTATTGTGATTATTGGAGGTATAAAAAGAATTGCCTCTGTGACTGAAAAGATTGTTCCATTTATGGCCGGTATTTATGTTTTGGCTTGCTTGTTTATTATTCTTTCTAATTATGATTTGATAGGTTATGCATTTAGTGAGATATATTCTAGTGCATTTACTATGGAAGCAGGATGGGGAGGTTTCTTTGGAGTGATGATGGTCGGTTTTCAAAGAGCAGCGTTCTCTAATGAAGCAGGGGCGGGTTCTGCCTCTATTGCCCACTCAGCCGTTAAAACTAATTATCCTGCATCGGAAGGTTTGGTGGCACTTTTAGAGCCATTTATCGATACCGTTGTGATTTGTACTATGACCGCTTTGGTTATTATCATTTATAACAGCACAGGGGTTTTTGAATACGGTGGTTCTACTGTATTAATTGATGGAGTGGAGGTTGAAGGAGCTGTATTGACGTCAATGGCTTTTGAGTCTGCAATTCCTTGGTTCCCGTACGTTCTAACAGTTGCGATAGTTTTATTTGCAATTTCAACCATGATTTCATGGTCGTATTATGGTCTTCAAGCTTGGATGTACCTTTTTGGGAAAAGTAAATTGGCAGATTTGTCTTATAAATTAATGTTTTTAGTCTTTATCGTTATTGGTGCTGCGGCTAATATGTCTGCCGTTTGGGGCTTTTCTGATGCTATGATTTTAGCATTAGTGTTTCCAAATATGATTGGTCTGTTTTTCCTTTTCCCTAAGGTTAAAGAAGAACTTAATAGGTACTTAGACGCAATTCAAATAAAAAAATTCTTTAAATAA